From the genome of Mycobacterium dioxanotrophicus, one region includes:
- a CDS encoding Hsp70 family protein — MADGIGLSVGATNLTAVVVGRTAVTRSPVLTIYPHRPSEVGVPSENPNLNERGLILTDFVDRVGDPVGILAPDGSSHRGEVLVADALGALLHTVTRGGPATGPIAVTHPAHWRPNQVAALRNALDAVPEFQGPASPTVVSDATAALTALQDNPGVPTRGVIALCDFGGTGTSITLAHAGNGYQPIAPTVRHADLSGDLIDQALLTHIVNELSAAGTIDLASTSAIGSLGRLRGECRRAKERLSTESVTSLTAELPGHRSEVRLNRRELDDAMQAPLNEFVAVLQDTVDRAGLRPGDLVAVATIGGGARIPAITTALSQSLRVPVITGAQPELTAAIGSGITAVRGTVEESMTALAPASAAAPLTQAAAVLAPEPPPASPALAWSDADDVPDVAPATELGYAEPEPARIGLTSARPQLEFGEAELTDHARVAALPWYRKPALLAGAGGAVALVAVAAVLLLTHQDSDKSPAPASTSTAMTTTSAPAQAPAPGAPADASAPEQQQQQAPQTVIEQAPAETVTQMAPPPPADAPPPPQTTDAPPPATDTPTTAAPATTDTPTSAAPSTPTQTPWTPAAPYPTVPGLPWVPAPGGGHGHGG, encoded by the coding sequence ATGGCTGACGGAATTGGGTTGTCGGTTGGTGCGACCAACCTGACGGCGGTGGTGGTGGGAAGGACCGCGGTGACGCGCTCACCTGTACTGACGATCTATCCGCATCGCCCATCCGAGGTCGGGGTTCCCAGCGAGAACCCCAACCTCAACGAGCGGGGTCTGATCCTCACCGATTTCGTCGACCGGGTCGGGGACCCGGTGGGCATCCTGGCCCCCGACGGCTCGTCGCATCGTGGCGAGGTGCTGGTCGCCGACGCGCTCGGGGCGCTGTTGCACACCGTCACCCGCGGCGGACCGGCAACCGGCCCGATCGCCGTCACCCACCCCGCGCACTGGCGGCCCAACCAGGTCGCGGCGCTGCGCAATGCCCTTGATGCGGTCCCGGAGTTCCAGGGCCCGGCCTCGCCCACGGTTGTGTCGGACGCCACGGCGGCGCTGACCGCGCTGCAGGACAACCCCGGCGTGCCGACTCGCGGCGTGATCGCGCTGTGCGATTTCGGCGGTACCGGCACCAGCATCACGCTTGCCCACGCCGGTAACGGCTACCAGCCGATCGCCCCGACGGTCCGGCACGCCGATCTGTCGGGCGACCTCATCGACCAGGCGCTGCTCACCCACATCGTCAACGAACTGTCGGCGGCGGGCACCATCGACCTGGCGAGCACGTCGGCGATCGGGTCGCTGGGCCGGTTGCGCGGTGAATGCCGCCGCGCCAAGGAACGGTTGTCCACCGAGTCGGTCACCTCGCTGACTGCCGAACTGCCCGGCCATCGCAGTGAGGTTCGGTTGAACCGCCGTGAGCTCGACGACGCCATGCAGGCGCCGCTGAACGAATTCGTCGCCGTTCTGCAGGACACCGTGGACCGCGCCGGGCTGCGGCCCGGCGATCTCGTCGCCGTCGCCACCATCGGCGGCGGGGCCAGGATCCCGGCCATCACCACGGCACTGTCGCAGAGTTTGCGGGTGCCGGTGATCACCGGTGCTCAACCCGAGCTGACCGCGGCGATCGGATCGGGCATCACGGCCGTGCGCGGCACGGTCGAGGAGAGCATGACCGCGCTGGCACCCGCGTCGGCAGCCGCACCGCTGACCCAGGCCGCCGCGGTGCTGGCCCCCGAACCGCCGCCGGCCTCGCCGGCACTGGCCTGGTCGGACGCTGACGACGTGCCCGATGTCGCTCCCGCGACCGAGTTGGGTTACGCCGAGCCCGAGCCCGCCCGCATCGGGCTCACCAGCGCGCGCCCGCAGTTGGAATTCGGTGAGGCCGAGCTCACCGACCACGCCCGGGTCGCCGCGCTGCCGTGGTATCGCAAGCCCGCGCTGCTGGCGGGAGCCGGAGGCGCGGTGGCGCTCGTCGCCGTCGCGGCCGTGCTCCTGCTGACTCACCAAGACTCGGACAAGAGCCCGGCACCGGCATCGACGTCGACGGCGATGACCACCACGTCAGCGCCCGCGCAGGCACCGGCCCCCGGAGCTCCCGCGGACGCGTCAGCACCGGAGCAGCAACAGCAGCAGGCCCCGCAGACGGTCATCGAGCAGGCCCCGGCGGAGACGGTGACGCAGATGGCGCCACCGCCACCCGCGGATGCGCCACCGCCGCCTCAGACGACCGACGCGCCACCGCCCGCGACCGACACCCCCACGACGGCCGCGCCGGCGACGACCGATACGCCGACGAGTGCGGCTCCGTCGACGCCGACCCAGACGCCGTGGACCCCCGCGGCGCCCTATCCGACCGTCCCGGGTCTGCCGTGGGTGCCTGCTCCCGGCGGTGGCCACGGGCACGGGGGCTAA
- a CDS encoding TetR/AcrR family transcriptional regulator, protein MCAKPAVADRRQAIIDAARHLFATRPYDRVTTSEIAKNAGVAYGLIAHHFENKRGLYLAVMNEIAEEIAAAQLSLPPAADAALADQLRHALRSHIAYIDSYSGSFVALLRGALGADTEHQEAVEQLRWIGAQRILLALGIIDPIPPVLRAAMHGWVGYLDEMMIDRITHRDIDADALVELAAAALVTTLKTTAAIEPSIVYSPEVLDAFESFG, encoded by the coding sequence ATGTGTGCCAAACCGGCTGTCGCCGACCGGCGTCAAGCAATCATCGACGCGGCCCGACACCTGTTCGCCACCCGCCCCTACGACCGGGTCACCACGTCGGAGATCGCCAAGAACGCCGGCGTGGCCTACGGGCTGATCGCACACCATTTCGAGAACAAGCGTGGGCTGTACCTCGCGGTGATGAACGAGATCGCCGAAGAGATCGCGGCTGCGCAGCTGAGCCTGCCGCCAGCGGCGGATGCCGCGCTCGCGGACCAGTTGCGCCACGCATTGCGCAGCCACATCGCCTACATCGACTCGTATTCAGGGAGTTTCGTCGCGCTGCTGCGCGGCGCGTTGGGCGCCGACACCGAGCACCAAGAGGCCGTCGAGCAGTTGCGCTGGATCGGTGCACAACGAATCCTCTTGGCGCTGGGGATCATCGACCCGATCCCGCCGGTGCTGCGGGCTGCCATGCACGGGTGGGTGGGCTATCTCGACGAGATGATGATCGACCGCATCACCCATCGGGACATCGACGCCGACGCGCTCGTCGAACTCGCGGCCGCCGCACTCGTGACGACCCTGAAGACAACGGCAGCGATCGAGCCGTCGATCGTCTACTCCCCCGAAGTCCTCGACGCGTTCGAGTCGTTCGGATGA
- a CDS encoding SDR family NAD(P)-dependent oxidoreductase produces the protein MRKQRIDLRDKRIVLTGASSGIGRELGLALAARGATLVLAARRKDLLDELADQIAASGQPRPIVMPTDLAEPGAAAALGRDAVAALDGIVDVVINNAGANLTGPQPLVADTAAARAVFEVNLWSPLALTAAVLPAMRAAGRGTIVNVTSTVQAVPLPLLGYYAASKAALAQATRSLRLELAETPLRVLEVVPGSTDTALRDIDELPWKTTAPKTLPPVSPAATAAAVVRALQRGDARVAYPRYSLLPLEIPAIGRLVAAIGGRRVDTRGALQLQTHAERAGLA, from the coding sequence ATGCGAAAACAACGAATAGATCTGCGCGACAAGCGGATTGTCCTGACAGGCGCATCGAGCGGCATCGGTCGCGAATTGGGCCTGGCACTGGCGGCCCGGGGCGCGACGCTCGTGCTGGCGGCCCGACGCAAGGACCTGCTCGACGAGCTCGCCGATCAGATCGCCGCGTCCGGGCAGCCCCGGCCGATCGTGATGCCGACCGATCTGGCCGAACCTGGCGCTGCCGCAGCACTGGGTCGCGACGCCGTCGCAGCGCTCGACGGGATCGTCGACGTCGTGATCAACAACGCGGGCGCCAACCTCACCGGCCCGCAGCCCCTGGTGGCCGATACCGCCGCGGCCCGCGCGGTCTTCGAGGTGAACCTGTGGTCACCACTCGCCCTCACCGCAGCGGTACTGCCTGCGATGCGCGCCGCCGGCCGCGGCACGATCGTCAACGTCACCTCCACGGTGCAGGCCGTGCCGCTGCCCCTACTCGGGTATTACGCCGCTTCCAAAGCCGCACTCGCGCAAGCCACGCGGTCCCTGCGACTGGAGCTGGCCGAGACCCCACTGCGGGTGCTGGAGGTGGTGCCCGGCTCGACCGACACCGCCCTGCGCGATATCGACGAACTCCCTTGGAAGACAACCGCTCCCAAGACCCTGCCACCGGTTTCACCTGCTGCCACGGCGGCAGCCGTCGTCCGCGCGCTGCAACGGGGTGACGCCCGGGTGGCGTATCCCCGGTACTCGCTGCTGCCGTTGGAGATCCCGGCCATCGGCCGCCTGGTCGCGGCGATCGGAGGCAGGCGCGTGGACACCCGCGGCGCCCTCCAACTGCAAACCCATGCCGAGCGGGCCGGGCTAGCCTGA